gATAAAGCCTCGGAACTTACAACAAACCTCAGGAGGAGACATGACTTGCCCACACCAGAGTCTCCAATCAACAAAAGCTTGAACAGATAGTCGCTGAAATTTGCCAATGTGAAATATCATGAAAATGTACTTGTGTATTCTAGCAACAAAAGATTCATAAGCTTATTCTCTGTGAAATAAATACCCCCATTCCAcagttataaataataaatacattttAGCACTTACAATTAAGGTGAATAAATACCCCCATTCCCCATTCAGGAGAGTAAATAATTTCTGATTTGAAGGATAAAATAGACAAAATAGTTACTAATGTGAATAATCTTTTCAAAGAGGTGATTGTAATAAATGAAAActatggaaaaataaaataaaagcaagacATGGATGAAACAGTTTGTAATTAACATCGTAAATGAACAGCTTACAATTTGAGTGTTAAACATAAGGTTAAAATCAAAACTTAATCAAATCACTATCCTTTTAATCtatagtttgaaaaaaaataagcaacatAAGAAAACACTACCTTCGGTGGCTTTTGCTTCTTCTTCCACGTTAGATTTCGTAATCTGAAATACAACGGGGTTGGAGAATGGAAGTTGATGTAGCTTTTGTAGTTATTGTTTTGAGTGGGGGGACAATTGGGTTTTTAGGGTTTTGAGGTTGAGATTGATTTTTGATTTGACAATGGCAAAAACTAAAAAGGaggagaagaaagaagagaatGGCGAGATAGTTGAAAAAGAGAGAGTGAGGGATTGAATGTGTAGAAttgtgaatttgaatttgaatttgaattgtgAATTTTGTCTTGTTGTTGCAGACAAAATCAGAATGGGATTTGGTTCAGCTTAAAATCAGAATGGGTTGATGATAAAAGCCATTTAAGCTGGAGCAAATTTGTTGTTTTCACTGATTTGGGATTTGGTTCTCTGTGTTGATGGTGTGGACAGAAGAAAAAATTTGCCAAACTGATACTACAGTATCAAGTGGTTCTCTGTGTTGCAAGggaatggtttttttttttttagcaccGAAGTGGACTTCCTTCAAAATTGGGCCGAAGCTTTTTTGTCTGCTAGCTACTTCAGGGCCCGAATTCACCAATAAAAGATgggaaaatttgaattttgaattttatgcTTTGTGatcacattattttattatttaaaatagcAATTAAATGTGGCATATTCTTGTTTGTTAGTGCATGTTAGCTTAATATGGATAACGAATTTGAATTTTACTTCCGACTAAAGCAAAAGtcactcttttattttcttcaaaattttgaattttcatcCAACTCATGCATCCAACATGGCAAAAAAATCTAAACATGGAATGaaaaaattaagattaagattaagattaagatgtaATGAATCCTCTGTCGTGATTTATCATATTAGAAATTACTCATTCCCGCACGAGTCTACACTAGTCAGTTGAGAAAACATTCCTTGAGATTGTGATAGGCTTAGTGTTTGATTTTAGGTACTCATTCCTGtatcatatttgttttttgaaaaaaatcatgtaTCATGTTATTGTGTTTTTTAAACTGCATGGTTGCTTAAAGTATTTATAAGGACAGAAAGGCACGTGATAAAAATGTTGTATcctattatgatttttttttactaattttttgctGGAATGGTGCAGCATGGCTTGACTCAAATGAGAACCTTAGTATAGGTGTAGTGTCTCCATATGCTGCTCAAGTTGATGCAATTCAGGATATTCTTGGACAGAAGTATGATAAGCACGACGGTTTTGATGTGAAGGTGAAAACCATTGTCTTAACCTATAAGTTTCTATAAGGTTGATTTCATATGTTTTCTTTTAATTCTTTGGGTAGCAGGGccattatttaacttttgtctTTTCAACCTTTTTCAATtagctataattttttatttagctaTAATTTATTGTTATAAGCTCAAAGCAATTAATCTGTTCAGTCTATCATGCTCGAACTCTTTTCTCCTTGTGTTTTCCTATCAATTATGTTTTAGCTATCATGCTCAAAACCTGGTGCAAATCATGTTAGGGAATATCTTATCTcagttgtataaagatgatgctTGGGACTTGAGTTCATCATACAGCATAATCTATTTCTtgcctttctttcttttatttcttcaaaatctcatCAATCTGTTTACTGTTTTCATTTTGAAACCCAAATCTTTTATGTTTTATCATTTGGTTTAAAACTGAGTTGGAGCCCTAATTTTGAACGACTATAACATGTTTAGTGAGAAGATATCATATTATTTAAAGAGCTTCAAGGAGCTACAGGTATAGATCACAGATTCACAAATAGTGTTGGCATGAAGATATACTTTGCTTTACCATACCTTGTATCGTATCCATAAAGACCTTTGAAATCATTGCTACCAAGGTCAGCTGGATACCAGTCCCCGGCATGCTTGGAGACGAAAGGCCACAGAAAACCCCATATGGCTAAATGACAGGATTAACCACATATGTAGCTTTCAAATCTTATTAGGTAGGAGGGATTATCTATGATGATTATTCactattagtattattattaactaATCCACACCTATAATCtcaacaaaaccaaaaattatAGTTAATGGCAGATTTATTCATTTCAGCCTCAGCAGACAATTGTTCTACAACATTTGAATTGATGGTAACAAAGTACATTTGGTTATGAAGCACAAATACATAATACTGACATTGACATGTTAAcgccaataataatttgaggaAACATTTGAATAAAACTACACGCATCAGTGTCATGTTAGACACTAGACACCCCTTCAATCTGAATAGTCGACATTACATAAAATCAATGGCGCTACAACATTTGAATAATAAGGTACACTTACCAAAAACCTCAACAAGTCTAAGTTTAATTATTAAGAGTACACACAATGTCTTAAAGACCAACAATTCCATAAATTTCCCAACGAAGACCAAACAACTCAACAACTTAGTGTTGGAGAGTCAGGGGGAGCATTGAGCGCAACAACGGACAAATGACCAAGAGCACCACGAGACCTTAACGCCACTCAGGTCAGCTACATGTTACTCCCAGAAAAATGGAAGTGTCAGCGAGTTTTCATTTTCAACCAAACTACTAGGCCCCATTTGCAGCATCCCATTGCAATGAAGGTTTGTTGTGTTTCCATCTAGAACAAAAACTGAACCATTATTAGGCTTATCTTTCGCCTTTCCCGAGCATGAGTACTCATTCATCGCATCGAAATGCACCGTTCCAGACGAAGATTCTGTTGGACTGTTGTTGATGCTTGACTGCATCAAACTCAACTCTGAACTTTGTGTTTGAAGTGTTGACAGAAGATAGAGAGCACAACCCGAGTCAAAAGATCCGGGCTTGCTATCAGAAGAGAGTTTCCTACCGCCTTTTCCACCTGCTGATGAATCAACAGCACTCCGAATAGGTTGGTTGATAGGAATTCCGGGCACAGCTTTGTTAACATCGCCGGATTTAGGGAGAATTTCTTGCCAATGAGGATGTCCTTTATCCTGTTTATGTTTGTCGATTCGATACAAAAATCGGTGATGATCGTAACCGGATTCAGCTTCAGTTATGGAAGTGGCAGGCCAAATATTTCTAACAATAGGATTCACATTCACATATGCCTGAGGGCTACCAAAGTGCAGGATTCTAGGTCCTAAAGTTGTAACAAAAACAAGAGTGTTAAACTTCATAATAATTGTACTTGGGTAAGATAATaaataatgacaaaaaaaataaatgtcacaTCAGGAGTAATCATTAGCTCTGATCGAACTTGCCCTCAATTGACGATCAAGATTCCCTGCAGTCGGGAGATCTTGAATTCATGCCATTAGCACACCGATGACTGTTGGATCAAACTCGGATAGTCTCAGTTTCAAGTTTGgtgttttgaattttcaaaaagATCAAAATCAACATATTTTGTGAAATGTCTTATCTGAATCCATTCCAATGGTCATGAATATACTAACTGTTAATGCGGGGATATCTCAACCGCAGGGAATCCGTATTCGGCAAGGGAATTCCATGGTGGAATAttaccaaaattttatttaggatGAACTAAGTTCTAGTCATTTCCTTCTTAATGAAATTTATTAGGGAAACATTTGGAAGAGATTATTTACACTTATCTTATGACATGAAAActtgtttttagcttattttcataagctcgtCCACAAAATCTTCTTGTCTTAACTCTTAAACTATGTTTAGCTCTATGAAGAGTTTATATACTCATTCTCTATTCAATAATAGAATCAGCTTAAATTATATCCTCATTCTCTCTTCAATAGTAGAATCAGCTTAAACATACACACTTATACAATAAAATCTCACTAAATAAAGGGTTGTTTACTTTGcgaaaacattttctattttcattttaaaaaatatgtgtttattttaACTTGCTAATAAGAAGATATGAGACTTAAAAAATGAACAATTGTGATAGAAAGACGAAGAAAGGCTAGTTAGAGATGATGCATTTATGAAAACAATCAAAACAATATTTTGGCATTTTCACTGTTTTCTAAAAATGCACATAATTGTTCACTTCGAGAGTCTAGTATAGTATCTCTTTGTTAGCAAGTAAAATTAACACtaattttagaaaatgaaaatagaaaacatttTCACAAAGTGAACGGAACTGGTGTTTAATTAAGTTGTACATCCAAATGTCCCCAAATAACTATGGCTAATTATTAAGCTTATAGCTTAGAACTCAGttcatcatatataaaataaaaatttgaaacaacTTTCAAGAGATATTCTAAATTCTAATGCCAGAGTTTCATGTATTGTCAGGAATCTACTCCCgacttaaatataagcaaaataataCATGTATCTGGTTCACATATAGACCAGATACGTGTACTtctttgcttatatttatgtccAGAGAGAGTAATATCTCTTTCCTAGTTCCCTCTTTCATCTCGGTTTTCAGTCATAAAATCAAGATCATGTTaaacagcagcagcaacaacaacaaaaagtCATCTATCTTAAAATCATGGGATGCCATAAACACACAAACCTTTGTAATTGTACATGAATTTCTCAGCAGCCATGAAAAGAGAAGGTGGCTGAGGTTTCCTCCTTCGCTTATTATGTCCATCAAGACGCTTCCTGCAACTCCTCTTAACATCATCA
This genomic interval from Trifolium pratense cultivar HEN17-A07 linkage group LG6, ARS_RC_1.1, whole genome shotgun sequence contains the following:
- the LOC123891419 gene encoding squamosa promoter-binding-like protein 16, with the protein product MDWDWKEFAWDPSGLEELKNEGDSVDLRLGEASDSMEKSVQETGMEDSKAVSSFSGSLKRSRSQNGSQNMICSVDGCDADLSDCREYHKRHRVCEKHSKTPVVLVGGKQQRFCQQCSRFHSLAEFDDVKRSCRKRLDGHNKRRRKPQPPSLFMAAEKFMYNYKGPRILHFGSPQAYVNVNPIVRNIWPATSITEAESGYDHHRFLYRIDKHKQDKGHPHWQEILPKSGDVNKAVPGIPINQPIRSAVDSSAGGKGGRKLSSDSKPGSFDSGCALYLLSTLQTQSSELSLMQSSINNSPTESSSGTVHFDAMNEYSCSGKAKDKPNNGSVFVLDGNTTNLHCNGMLQMGPSSLVENENSLTLPFFWE